In the genome of Populus trichocarpa isolate Nisqually-1 chromosome 6, P.trichocarpa_v4.1, whole genome shotgun sequence, one region contains:
- the LOC7463642 gene encoding phosphatidylinositol/phosphatidylcholine transfer protein SFH9 isoform X1 produces the protein MGTVSHDAINQFKALMDQVEEPLKRAYQNVHQGYHAETLARFLKAREWNLIKAHKMLVDCLHWRVQNEIDNILTKPIIPADLYRAVRDSQLIGMSGYSREGLPVFAHGVGLSTFDKASVHYYVQSHIQINEYRDRIVLPTASKKYGRPITTCVKVLDMTGLKLSALNQIKLMTIISTIDDMNYPEKTNTYYIVNAPYIFSACWKVVKPLLQERTRKKVQVLSGNGRDELLKIMDAASLPHFCKREGSGSSRHSEYANENCFSLDHPFHQQLYNYIKQQSLVSEPTQPIKQGSVHVDLPEPAAEGTEIVKTIESEMHKLENGNGLSGSLDGLKINDNSDYRTTHCP, from the exons atGGGGACTGTTTCACATGATGCAATCAATCAGTTCAAGGCATTGATGGATCAAG TTGAGGAGCCATTGAAGAGAGCTTATCAG aaTGTCCATCAAGGATATCATGCTGAAACTCTGGCGCGTTTTCTAAAAGCTAGAGAATGGAATCTCATCAAAGCCCATAAAATG TTAGTGGATTGTTTGCACTGGAGGGTGCAAAATGAGATTGACAACATATTAACC AAACCCATAATTCCAGCTGATTTGTACAGAGCAGTGCGTGATTCCCAGCTCATAGGAATGTCAGGTTACTCCAGAGAG GGGCTTCCAGTCTTTGCTCATGGTGTTGGGCTCAGCACATTTGACAAAGCATCT GTCCACTACTATGTGCAGTCACATATTCAAATCAATGAATATCGGGACCGCATTGTTTTG CCCACTGCATCAAAGAAGTATGGGCGACCAATAACAACCTGCGTGAAGGTTTTGGATATGACTGGCTTAAAGCTTTCAGCACTGAACCAAATAAAG TTGATGACCATCATATCAACTATCGATGACATGAACTACCCGgagaaaacaaatacatatTACATTGTAAATGccccatatatattttcagcTTGTTGGAAG GTTGTCAAGCCTCTACTACAGGAGAGGACAAGAAAAAAGGTTCAGGTGTTGTCAGGAAACGGGCGAGATGAGCTATTGAAG ATAATGGATGCTGCATCTCTTCCACATTTCTGTAAAAGAGAAGGGTCTGGATCATCTCGACACTCAGAGTACGCAAATGAAAACTGTTTTTCCTTGGATCATCCCTTTCATCAACAGCTATACAACTACATCAAGCAGCAATCATTAGTGAGTGAACCTACTCAACCAATCAAACAAGGGTCTGTTCATGTAGATCTGCCTGAGCCAGCTGCTGAAGGAACAGAGATAGTGAAAACAATTGAATCTGAGATGCATAAGTTAGAGAATGGAAATGGACTTTCTGGGTCTCTAGATGGCCTCAAAATCAATGACAACTCAGACTATAGAACTACGCATTGCCCGTGA
- the LOC7463642 gene encoding phosphatidylinositol/phosphatidylcholine transfer protein SFH9 isoform X2, with protein MGTVSHDAINQFKALMDQVEEPLKRAYQNVHQGYHAETLARFLKAREWNLIKAHKMLVDCLHWRVQNEIDNILTKPIIPADLYRAVRDSQLIGMSGYSREGLPVFAHGVGLSTFDKASVHYYVQSHIQINEYRDRIVLPTASKKYGRPITTCVKVLDMTGLKLSALNQIKVVKPLLQERTRKKVQVLSGNGRDELLKIMDAASLPHFCKREGSGSSRHSEYANENCFSLDHPFHQQLYNYIKQQSLVSEPTQPIKQGSVHVDLPEPAAEGTEIVKTIESEMHKLENGNGLSGSLDGLKINDNSDYRTTHCP; from the exons atGGGGACTGTTTCACATGATGCAATCAATCAGTTCAAGGCATTGATGGATCAAG TTGAGGAGCCATTGAAGAGAGCTTATCAG aaTGTCCATCAAGGATATCATGCTGAAACTCTGGCGCGTTTTCTAAAAGCTAGAGAATGGAATCTCATCAAAGCCCATAAAATG TTAGTGGATTGTTTGCACTGGAGGGTGCAAAATGAGATTGACAACATATTAACC AAACCCATAATTCCAGCTGATTTGTACAGAGCAGTGCGTGATTCCCAGCTCATAGGAATGTCAGGTTACTCCAGAGAG GGGCTTCCAGTCTTTGCTCATGGTGTTGGGCTCAGCACATTTGACAAAGCATCT GTCCACTACTATGTGCAGTCACATATTCAAATCAATGAATATCGGGACCGCATTGTTTTG CCCACTGCATCAAAGAAGTATGGGCGACCAATAACAACCTGCGTGAAGGTTTTGGATATGACTGGCTTAAAGCTTTCAGCACTGAACCAAATAAAG GTTGTCAAGCCTCTACTACAGGAGAGGACAAGAAAAAAGGTTCAGGTGTTGTCAGGAAACGGGCGAGATGAGCTATTGAAG ATAATGGATGCTGCATCTCTTCCACATTTCTGTAAAAGAGAAGGGTCTGGATCATCTCGACACTCAGAGTACGCAAATGAAAACTGTTTTTCCTTGGATCATCCCTTTCATCAACAGCTATACAACTACATCAAGCAGCAATCATTAGTGAGTGAACCTACTCAACCAATCAAACAAGGGTCTGTTCATGTAGATCTGCCTGAGCCAGCTGCTGAAGGAACAGAGATAGTGAAAACAATTGAATCTGAGATGCATAAGTTAGAGAATGGAAATGGACTTTCTGGGTCTCTAGATGGCCTCAAAATCAATGACAACTCAGACTATAGAACTACGCATTGCCCGTGA
- the LOC7458469 gene encoding WEB family protein At1g12150: protein MVTVWGGTDQQKAVGSPRGEVGEIDTKKPFQSVKAAVSLFGEVAIKGKPAARRSRLSSENVLDKETQIVLAQRDVDKFKREGENAETTQARADSELEKAKRTLNDLTTKLKAVDETKKLAIETVEAVKEKAKKLEAAKSQQLMENAARELELDEARQQYEMTACELDAAKEQINQIRQDFDAALEAKSSSFKQAAEAQRSAKTNKERAGDLSQEIGAMQESAQHLKIASAQIQEQQAKVVAEKDARIQVCKTAMEEAEKNLEILKKEYDPEITKNLQAKLAETSAEIELLQDEMKKGHALEMERMRALTIEFNEATKALQEIAIEESSLRNMVTSLRMESENVKMEKTELLVKEIEKEYAAIEKETENARREAEEMKNNAEEVKEEAKNARLLAQDAEGKLELALKEVEEAKAAEKKAREEMKTLSERKSIEDQDADNKIKISLGEFESLKKKVEKSGNIADTTVTDVMAQVEAMNGSNNEVEKKLEENLKAIEEIKEATSMALRSAEMSEAAQKTLKAQLQRWREEEQTVLVVA, encoded by the exons ATGGTAACCGTCTGGGGGGGTACAGATCAACAAAAAGCTGTAGGATCACCAAGAGGAGAGGTGGGAGAGATTGACACCAAGAAGCCATTTCAATCTGTCAAAGCTGCGGTTAGTTTATTCGGTGAAGTAGCTATCAAGGGGAAACCTGCTGCCAGGAGATCAAGGCTTTCTTCAGAG AATGTGCTTGACAAGGAGACCCAAATTGTATTGGCTCAGAGAGACGTAGACAAGTTcaagagagagggggagaaTGCCGAAACTACGCAAGCTCGAGCGGATTCTGAACTTGAAAAGGCCAAGAGAACATTGAATGATTTAACCACCAAGCTCAAAGCTGTAGATGAGACCAAGAAATTAGCCATAGAAACTGTGGAAGCGGTGAAAGAAAAGGCTAAGAAACTTGAAGCAGCAAAATCCCAACAACTCATGGAAAATGCTGCTCGGGAACTGGAACTGGATGAGGCAAGACAACAGTACGAGATGACTGCTTGTGAACTTGATGCTGCAAAGGAGCAAATCAACCAAATCAGACAGGATTTTGACGCTGCATTGGAGGCAAAATCGTCTTCATTCAAGCAAGCAGCAGAAGCTCAGCGTTCAGCTAAAACAAACAAGGAAAGGGCTGGTGATCTTTCACAGGAAATCGGAGCTATGCAGGAATCAGCTCAACATCTAAAGATTGCCTCTGCACAAATTCAAGAACAGCAGGCAAAGGTAGTGGCAGAAAAAGATGCTCGCATACAAGTTTGCAAGACTGCCATGGAAGAAGCAGAGAAGAATTTGGAGATTTTGAAGAAAGAATATGATCCTGAGATCACAAAGAATCTTCAGGCAAAGCTCGCAGAAACATCTGCGGAGATTGAACTTCTACAAGACGAGATGAAAAAGGGTCATGCCTTAGAAATGGAAAGAATGAGAGCTTTAACCATCGAGTTCAATGAAGCAACGAAGGCACTGCAAGAAATTGCCATCGAAGAGAGTTCTCTTCGAAATATGGTTACTTCCCTTCGAATGGAATCGGAAAATGTGAAGATGGAGAAAACTGAATTGCTGGTGAAGGAAATCGAAAAAGAATATGCTGCgatagaaaaagaaactgaaaatgCTAGACGAGAAGCAGAAGAGATGAAGAATAATGCTGAAGAGGTGAAGGAAGAAGCAAAAAATGCGAGATTACTGGCTCAAGATGCTGAGGGAAAGCTAGAACTTGCTCTTAAAGAGGTTGAAGAAGCCAAGGCGGCAGAAAAGAAAGCCCGCGAAGAGATGAAGACACTATCTGAAAGAAAGAGCATTGAAGATCAGGATGCCGATAATAAGATCAAAATTTCACTGGGAGAGTTTGAGAGTTTAAAGAAGAAAGTAGAGAAATCAGGAAATATAGCAGATACGACAGTGACCGATGTCATGGCTCAGGTAGAAGCAATGAATGGAAGCAATAATGAAGTAGAGAAGAAGTTAGAGGAAAATTTAAAAGCAattgaagaaatcaaagaaGCAACTTCCATGGCTTTGAGGTCAGCAGAAATGTCGGAGGCTGCACAAAAGACCCTCAAGGCTCAACTCCAGAGGTGGCGTGAAGAGGAGCAAACAGTTTTGGTGGTAGCTTAA